The Microcystis panniformis FACHB-1757 region TGACTTACGAAAAAGTAAAAAATTTGAATCCAGAAGAGTTTAAACGCTTTTGTGGAGTATATCCTGAAACATTTAAGGATATGGTGAAAGTTCTGGCCGCCGAAAAAGTTCTGCAAAAAAAATCGGGAAGACCAAGTAAATTAAGTTTAGAAGACCAAATCTTGATGACCTTAGAGTATTTGCGGGAATATAGGACTTATTTCCATCTCGCAATTAACTGGGAGATTAATGAGACAACAGCCCTACGAATCACTAGAAGGGTAGAAGGTATTCTCATGAAATCAGGATTATTTAATCTGCCAGGTAAAAAGACAGTTCAACAAGCCAATAGTGACCTAGAGGTAGTGGTAGTAGATGTAGCAGAGCATGAGATAGAAAGACCTCAAAAGAAGCAGAAAGATTACTATAGCGGGAAACAGGGCTATCATACAATAAAATCTCAAGTTCTTGCGGCTCAAAAAACAGGAATGATAATCTGTACCGCTCATGGAAAGGGAAGAATACATGACTTTAACCTTTGGAAAAATAGTCAAATTGGGATAGATAAAAGTATTGAATGTTTAGCAGATAAGGGCTATCAAGGAATCCAAAAACAGCATGAAAATATTAGGATTCCTGACAAAAAGAAGAAAAATCAAGAATTAAGTTCAGAAGAGAAAGAATTTAATCGCCAGTTATCAAGAGAAAGAATTATTATCGAACATATTCACAGAAGTCTGAAGATATTTAGAATTTTATCATCAAGATATAGGAATCGGAGACGGCGTTTTGGTCTGAGATTTAATTTAATCGCTGGCATTTACAACTATGAACTTGCTTTAGGCTATCATCAAGTAGCTGAATAAGACTTTTGCAGGAGGTCTAATATAGTTTAAGAGTCATAATTAGAAGCAAAGCACTCATTAAAAACATGATTAACCTAGAATTCACGGAAGAAGAAAAGAACTCACTGTATTATGAAAGATTTCATCATCCCCATCCCCGGGTTCAACTGAAGATGGAAGTTCTCTGGTTAAAAAGCCAAAAGATACCGCACCAAAAAATTTGTCAGTTAGCAGGAATCTCGCCAAATACCTTATTAACCTATCTTCGCGATTATCAAGAAGGCGGAATAGAAAAATTAAAAGAAATCAACTTCTATCGCCCTAAAAGTGAATTAGAGTTTCAAAAAGAAACCCTCAAAAAATACTTCGAGAAAAATCCAGCAGCCACAATAAATGAAGCTGTATATAGGATAGAAGAATTGACGGGAATAAAACGAAGTCCTACCCAAGTGAGAAAATTTTTAAAATCAATGGGAATGAAATGTTTAAAAGTAGGTTCTCTTCCTTCTAAAGCTGACCCAGATGAACAAGAGGACTACAAAGAAAAAAAGCTAGAACCCAGACTAAATGAGGCTAAAGAAGGAAAAAGGGCTGTTTTTTTTGTTGATGCCGCTCACTTCGTCATGGGAGCATTTCTCGGTTTTGTTTGGTGTTTTGAGAGACTTTTTGTTAAGTCACCGAGCGGGCGTAAACGCTTCAATGTTTTAGGAGCATTAAATGCAATAACTCATGAAGTTATTCTGGTAACATATGACAATTATATTACGGCAACTCAAGTCTGTGAACTCCGGTCAAAAATAGCTGCTTTAGGACTAATGATTCCCATCACTCTAGTCTTAGATAATGCCCGCTATCAAAAATGTAAAATTGTTGAAGAATTGGCTCTTTCTTTGTCAATAGAGCTGCTCTATCTGCCGTCTTATTCACCTAATCTAAATTTAATTGAAAGGCTGTGGAAATTGGTCAAAAAGAAATGTTTATATGGTAAATATTATGAGAACTTTTCTGACTTTTCTTCAGCTATTTATGAATGTCTGAATGATGCCCATCTGAAACATAAAAAAGAACTGGATTCCTTGCTGACTCTACGATTTCAGAAGTTTAATAAATCTCAGATTATGAACGTCTAAAGTATAGGTGAACCGATAATTTTCTCCGG contains the following coding sequences:
- a CDS encoding IS5 family transposase, encoding MTYEKVKNLNPEEFKRFCGVYPETFKDMVKVLAAEKVLQKKSGRPSKLSLEDQILMTLEYLREYRTYFHLAINWEINETTALRITRRVEGILMKSGLFNLPGKKTVQQANSDLEVVVVDVAEHEIERPQKKQKDYYSGKQGYHTIKSQVLAAQKTGMIICTAHGKGRIHDFNLWKNSQIGIDKSIECLADKGYQGIQKQHENIRIPDKKKKNQELSSEEKEFNRQLSRERIIIEHIHRSLKIFRILSSRYRNRRRRFGLRFNLIAGIYNYELALGYHQVAE
- a CDS encoding IS630 family transposase, whose translation is MINLEFTEEEKNSLYYERFHHPHPRVQLKMEVLWLKSQKIPHQKICQLAGISPNTLLTYLRDYQEGGIEKLKEINFYRPKSELEFQKETLKKYFEKNPAATINEAVYRIEELTGIKRSPTQVRKFLKSMGMKCLKVGSLPSKADPDEQEDYKEKKLEPRLNEAKEGKRAVFFVDAAHFVMGAFLGFVWCFERLFVKSPSGRKRFNVLGALNAITHEVILVTYDNYITATQVCELRSKIAALGLMIPITLVLDNARYQKCKIVEELALSLSIELLYLPSYSPNLNLIERLWKLVKKKCLYGKYYENFSDFSSAIYECLNDAHLKHKKELDSLLTLRFQKFNKSQIMNV